The genomic region GAGAGCTAAATCAGATGACAAAATAAGTTGCATCTTAAAAACTTGCATCAAGTTCAAATCCCAATTAAGACTGGGATGAGATTTAAAAACCTCGTAATGTGGGTGTATAGGCATGTGAGTAATATAATGACCAAAAAAATTAATTCCTTCTTCATCCTCATTGAGGAACTTAGCTGATTCCGAGATAGTTCCTTCTAATAAGACAATCAGTATATCTGTTGTTCTCTCTGTAAACATGTAAATAATAAACACTAATTTCTACTTTTCGGCTCATCAATTCTTGAAACAAGAACATCGAGGTGATTGCCGAGGTTTCTTTCTCCATTGATCAAGTTCATTACCACTGCTGCATCTCCTACCTCCAATCTTCGAAAACCCATAGTCCAGGCGAGCTTCAAGCCCCACAGTTCATGTTAAGTTAGCAAAGATGGTTGCATTGCAAGCTTGCCCAACGATTGCAAGGCGTGATATTGGTGAATGGGTTATGCGAGTAGTTAGCAAAATCTGGGTAGTTTTTAGGTCCATCATTATTGCATTAAGCAATGAAATGAAGTTTACACTATTTGGAATTCCAGATATTTGATCCACAACACTTTGTACACCATCTTTATTGCATTATTAAGTCATCTCCACCAAACAAACAGATTTTGACAAATTACATTTTGACATTTCTGATTTCTTAGTAGTTTTTATTACTATTTCACACTTTATATATACTATTATTCTAAAATAAGTTTGAGAATTTTTCTCAAAACTTCCCTATGCCACACTACAATTAAGTTGCTTATCCAGAGAATTTCCCAATACTGTGCATATCAAACAATTTTCAGATTTTGCTTATGCATAGTGTATCAAACAGAAATTACTGTAACAAGATCTATGGTATACAGGTAAACAACCTCCATCAGAATAAAACATCAGTGATTGATTCCCATATCCTCTTCATACAAATTGATTAATATAAGCTACAATTGCAATTTAACATGCCATTATAATAGTCCTGTTCTTCAAGACACTAAGCAAAACCACTACACTGTATTTATTTTGTGGTTTAAATGCCAGATCTAGAAAGAGCATTGCAGTGAAAATCGAAAATGTTCCAATCCTTATTCCCTGGTGAATATGATCAAATCAACCAAATTAATTAAGCTTTTTAACAGTCCAAAAGCACAGAATAATGAATCACACAGAAGCAAAAACAGCTTAGGAAAATACCACATGAACATACACAAGGCCCCTTCCCTTTTTTGTTACTGAAAGCATAGTTCATCATGTTTGAATCCATACAAAAAATAGCATTTGAACAATCAAAAGTGACTCTATAAACATGTCAAGCTGTCAACATCATTGTAGCAAAAACTGACAAAATTCTGACTCTCTATACTATTGTTTAAGAGAAATTCTTTTGGATTTTGTGATTATGTCACAGCATGACAGCAAGTCGAATAACAAATTTCTTATTcgattcaattttaatttttaacaatAGCGGAAAGAAGTACCTAAGAATCCCTcaagtttttttaattttaacataATAATAACCTAATTATCAAgcaagaacatgcacaaaataaaCCACCAATCAAAACTATGCAATTGATTTACGATAACACTATTCAGCTGTAAGCAACACAAAATCCACAGAGAAACCTAATTAATTttctgaaaaaaaataaattatactttttttaatttctacGATGACGAAACCGATGGATTCCTCAACTTAAGCTTCCTCACTCGGAAATCGTCGTCGTCGTCGCAGTTCAATCCGCAACCGCACCTTGGCGACACGAAGAAGTTATCGAGCGGGAACGAAGCGGAGGCGATTCCAACGGAGAAATCGAGCTCGTCGCCGTTACGCACAACCTCGACGATGTTAAGCCAGAAGAAGAGGACCTTAACGGAGACGCCGTTGAGCTCCGTTAGCTTGTCTTTCGAGATAATGCCACTGATCGTTGATTTGTAGCTAAGCTCGTAGGAACCTTCCAGAGAGAAGCTGCAGGTTCCGTTGAGGAACGCGCGGAATTTGCCCGTGGATTCGTCGAGTTCGTAGCCGGTTATGCCTTCAGGGAGAATTCCCGAGGGGAAATCGTAGCTCGCGAGAGCCTCGTATGCGGTAGGTTCTCCGGCGACGGAGGAAGTGGTGAGCAGCggagagaggaggaggaagagaaaaatGGCGGTGATCGGAGCCAACGACGTCGTTTCGTTTG from Arachis ipaensis cultivar K30076 chromosome B02, Araip1.1, whole genome shotgun sequence harbors:
- the LOC107627953 gene encoding uncharacterized protein LOC107627953 — encoded protein: MIIENISQLRDPKLMITWVSTFQVLGLGGKIWLDSMVILRTFRCTFVPSSFIKLIGIFRFKSFINQCILTTLILGQQKTHGNPILTQLCHESHTKQSDPFNLIHQTNETTSLAPITAIFLFLLLSPLLTTSSVAGEPTAYEALASYDFPSGILPEGITGYELDESTGKFRAFLNGTCSFSLEGSYELSYKSTISGIISKDKLTELNGVSVKVLFFWLNIVEVVRNGDELDFSVGIASASFPLDNFFVSPRCGCGLNCDDDDDFRVRKLKLRNPSVSSS